A stretch of the Lactuca sativa cultivar Salinas chromosome 9, Lsat_Salinas_v11, whole genome shotgun sequence genome encodes the following:
- the LOC111883965 gene encoding uncharacterized protein LOC111883965, with protein MIMASCTTPLTKMEFFNKKSVIFLLVITFLICSSYASRLPQDRVEDGELVGVDGLGDVAKGLVNKIKQLFGGANTGPKKVFKIGVKTGKAYNTVTGKCLSQFKCSRPRELPGHVTCGAYCVYTFVASSGNFAQCQQTCKPNLNCTYQNGSIKCSP; from the exons ATGATAATGGCATCATGTACTACTCCACTCACAAAAATGGAGTTCTTCAACAAGAAATCAGTGATATTTCTCCTAGTAATCACTTTTCTTATCTGTTCGTCGTATGCAAGTCGCCTCCCTCAAGATCG GGTAGAAGATGGTGAATTGGTTGGTGTAGATGGATTAGGTGATGTGGCCAAAGGACTGGTGAACAAGATAAAACAGCTGTTTGGAGGGGCAAATACGGGTCCAAAGAAGGTTTTCAAGATAGGGGTGAAGACTGGAAAAGCTTATAACACCGTAACAGGTAAATGTTTGAGTCAATTCAAGTGTTCTCGCCCACGTGAGTTGCCTGGACATGTGACTTGTGGTGCATACTGTGTTTACACATTTGTAGCAAGCTCAGGTAACTTCGCTCAGTGCCAACAGACTTGTAAACCAAATCTAAATTGTACTTACCAGAATGGTAGTATCAAATGTTCACCATAA
- the LOC111883958 gene encoding uncharacterized protein LOC111883958, giving the protein MGKGCELGTSVLARITVFRLTSLFIIITTISIIVDFSGLILPSGTLVRILELNASYFLKSGGYFVINQGQFLILILIHMLNLYLANCVDSTIPIEAVFASEMKKLQAEQFKPMDQVTLESSYFF; this is encoded by the exons ATGGGAAAAGGGTGTGAGCTTGGAACCTCTGTTCTTGCCCGCATCACAGTTTTTCGCTTG ACATCATTATTTATAATCATCACAACTATTTCTATTATAGTTGACTTTTCTGGTCTTATTCTTCCGTCTGGTACTCTG GTTAGAATTTTAGAACTCAATGCGTCCTATTTCCTGAAATCTGGAGGCTATTTTGTTATCAATCAAGGTCAATTCTTGATCCTTATACTCATTCATATGTTGAATCTTTATTTG GCAAACTGCGTAGATTCTACTATTCCGATAGAGGCTGTATTTGCTTCTGAAATGAAGAAGCTGCAAGCAGAGCAATTTAAACCAATGGATCAAGTCACCCTTGAATCCTCATATTTCTTTTAA